One Streptomyces sp. NBC_01217 genomic region harbors:
- a CDS encoding bifunctional polysaccharide deacetylase/glycosyltransferase family 2 protein, producing MTRHAQRREPRAHWVLLILTLTAAATALVFSGYGRHEIAPTAAPAACAAAGPDLFQGGPVVRLDPKTGGVRASEVLPGSVALTYDGGPDPAWTPDLLDLLRKHHAKATFFLTGTEAAAHPDLVRRIKDEGHEIGSHTYTDADLGSVSGVRAGLELSLTQNTLAGTAGIGTPLLRLPHTSTTESFCGAQWEAGRRAILDGYVLVAADGPGRSPERGAVRQFTGSAEAVTETGKLFRAAPAAGGLTYTTISEGLGQPSAMHEASTLSEWRGTAVVLAQRGSRAFADAMTWLLAVAGALTLLRLVLLLTVARVHVKRVRAKRGRRRGATRLPPLTDPVSVIVPAYNEEAGIEATVRSLLASTHEYVQVIVVDDGSSDRTYEIAESIPDPRVMVVRQPNGGKASALNTGLAWAHFDIVVMIDGDTVFEPEAVRNLIQPLADPRVGAVSGNTKVGNRRGILGRWQHLEYVIGFNLDRRMFDVMECMPTVPGAIGAFRREALMGVGGVSEDTLAEDTDLTMALCRAGWRVVYEESAIAWTEAPSSVRQLWKQRYRWCYGTLQAMWKHRRALVERGPAGKLGRRGLTYLALFQTVLPLLAPLVDVFALYGLLFQDAGQAGLVWLGFTAVQVFGAVYALRLDREKFEPLWSLPLQIFVYRQLMYLVVVQSVVTALLGNRLGWQRMHRTGSATDSWEQQPAGR from the coding sequence TTGACCAGGCATGCGCAGCGCCGTGAGCCCCGTGCCCACTGGGTGCTGTTGATACTGACGCTGACGGCCGCCGCCACGGCGCTGGTGTTCAGCGGATACGGCCGTCATGAGATAGCCCCGACCGCCGCGCCCGCCGCCTGCGCCGCCGCCGGGCCGGACCTCTTCCAGGGCGGCCCCGTCGTCCGTCTGGACCCCAAGACGGGGGGCGTCCGCGCATCGGAGGTGCTGCCCGGCAGCGTCGCCCTCACCTACGACGGCGGCCCGGACCCGGCCTGGACCCCGGACCTGCTGGACCTGCTCCGCAAGCACCACGCCAAGGCGACGTTCTTCCTCACCGGCACCGAAGCCGCCGCTCATCCCGATCTCGTACGGCGGATCAAGGACGAGGGCCACGAGATCGGTTCGCACACCTACACCGACGCCGACCTCGGCTCCGTCTCCGGCGTCCGTGCGGGCCTTGAGCTCTCCCTCACCCAGAACACCCTCGCCGGCACCGCGGGTATCGGCACCCCGCTGCTGCGCCTGCCCCACACGAGCACCACCGAGAGCTTCTGCGGCGCGCAGTGGGAGGCCGGGCGGCGCGCCATCCTCGACGGCTATGTGCTGGTCGCCGCCGATGGCCCGGGAAGGAGTCCGGAGCGGGGCGCCGTACGGCAGTTCACCGGATCGGCCGAGGCCGTGACGGAGACCGGGAAGCTGTTCCGGGCGGCGCCGGCGGCCGGGGGCCTGACGTACACCACGATCAGCGAGGGGCTCGGCCAGCCCTCGGCGATGCACGAAGCGAGCACGCTCTCCGAGTGGCGGGGCACCGCCGTCGTCCTGGCGCAGCGCGGCTCCCGGGCCTTCGCAGACGCGATGACCTGGCTGCTCGCCGTCGCCGGAGCGCTCACCCTGCTGCGGCTCGTCCTGCTGCTCACCGTGGCCCGCGTCCATGTGAAGCGGGTGCGCGCGAAGCGCGGCCGACGCCGTGGCGCGACGCGCCTGCCCCCGCTCACCGATCCGGTCTCGGTGATCGTCCCGGCGTACAACGAGGAGGCGGGCATCGAGGCGACCGTGCGCTCGCTGCTCGCGTCCACCCATGAGTACGTGCAGGTCATCGTGGTGGACGACGGATCCAGCGACCGTACGTACGAGATCGCCGAATCCATCCCCGATCCCAGGGTGATGGTCGTCCGCCAGCCCAACGGGGGCAAGGCGAGCGCCCTTAACACCGGTCTGGCCTGGGCCCACTTCGACATCGTCGTGATGATCGACGGCGACACCGTCTTCGAGCCGGAGGCCGTCCGCAATCTGATCCAGCCGCTCGCCGATCCGCGAGTCGGCGCGGTCAGCGGCAATACCAAGGTCGGCAACCGCCGGGGGATCCTGGGGCGTTGGCAGCATCTCGAGTACGTCATCGGGTTCAACCTCGACCGCCGGATGTTCGACGTCATGGAGTGCATGCCGACGGTGCCCGGCGCGATCGGGGCGTTCCGGCGGGAGGCGCTGATGGGCGTCGGCGGTGTCAGCGAGGACACCCTCGCCGAGGACACGGACCTCACGATGGCGCTCTGCCGTGCCGGATGGCGGGTGGTCTACGAGGAGTCGGCCATCGCCTGGACCGAGGCACCGTCCTCCGTCCGGCAGCTGTGGAAGCAGCGCTACCGCTGGTGCTACGGGACACTCCAGGCGATGTGGAAGCACCGCAGGGCCCTGGTCGAGCGTGGTCCCGCGGGCAAGCTGGGCCGGCGGGGACTGACCTATCTCGCGCTCTTCCAGACGGTTCTGCCGCTGCTCGCACCGCTGGTCGATGTCTTCGCGCTGTACGGTCTGCTCTTCCAGGACGCCGGGCAGGCGGGCCTGGTGTGGCTCGGCTTCACCGCCGTCCAGGTCTTCGGTGCGGTGTACGCACTCCGGCTGGACCGGGAGAAGTTCGAGCCGCTGTGGAGCCTGCCGCTGCAGATCTTCGTCTACCGGCAGTTGATGTACCTGGTGGTGGTCCAGTCGGTGGTGACCGCACTGCTCGGGAACCGGCTCGGATGGCAACGCATGCACCGCACCGGCTCGGCCACGGACTCGTGGGAGCAGCAGCCCGCCGGCCGCTGA
- a CDS encoding alanine racemase: protein MTSIEEAPLAADRPVAGLADELVDHRFKALPPDAEGLTVGALAAERRNLYTGGFTTPVLALSAESVEHNLALLETYAERHGLAFAPHGKTSMSPQLFARQLEHGAWGITAAVPHQARVYRAYGIRRIFLANELVDAVALRWLAGELDADPEFRFICYVDSVRGVELMDEALRAAGASRPVDVVVELGAGEGARTGARTEADCAAVADAVAAARTLRLVGVAGYEGEVPDASGERVREWLRRLVALAADFDRAGRFAGAAAGEGIVISAGGSAWFDAVADVFARIPELSGPVLKLLRSGAYVSHDDGHYRHLTPFNRIPEEGALQPAFRLWAQVVSRPSAEQAFLNAGKRDAAYDLDLPQAQVVRSGRDGTVRPATGVTVSGLSDQHTWVRTEPGAELEVGDWVGMGLSHPCTSFDKWQLIPLVRADGTVTDYIRTFF from the coding sequence GTGACTTCGATCGAGGAGGCCCCCTTGGCCGCCGACCGTCCTGTGGCCGGACTTGCCGACGAGCTGGTCGACCACCGCTTCAAGGCGCTCCCGCCCGACGCGGAGGGCCTGACCGTCGGCGCCCTCGCCGCCGAGCGGCGCAATCTCTACACGGGCGGCTTCACCACACCGGTGCTCGCCCTGTCCGCCGAGTCGGTCGAGCACAATCTCGCCCTGCTGGAGACCTACGCGGAACGCCACGGGCTGGCCTTCGCCCCGCACGGCAAGACCTCCATGTCCCCGCAGCTCTTCGCCCGCCAGCTGGAGCACGGCGCCTGGGGCATCACCGCGGCCGTGCCGCACCAGGCGCGGGTCTACCGGGCGTACGGGATCCGGCGGATCTTCCTCGCCAACGAGCTGGTCGACGCGGTGGCGCTGCGCTGGCTGGCCGGTGAGCTGGACGCCGATCCGGAGTTCCGTTTCATCTGTTACGTGGACTCGGTGCGCGGCGTGGAGCTGATGGACGAGGCGCTGCGGGCGGCGGGCGCCTCCCGCCCCGTCGACGTCGTCGTGGAGCTGGGCGCGGGCGAGGGTGCGCGTACCGGAGCCCGTACCGAGGCCGACTGCGCGGCGGTGGCCGATGCGGTGGCAGCGGCCCGGACGCTGCGGCTGGTGGGCGTGGCGGGGTACGAGGGCGAGGTGCCGGACGCGTCCGGCGAGCGGGTACGGGAGTGGCTGCGCCGCCTCGTCGCACTGGCCGCCGACTTCGACCGGGCGGGCCGGTTCGCGGGGGCGGCGGCCGGTGAGGGGATCGTGATCAGCGCGGGCGGCAGCGCGTGGTTCGACGCGGTGGCGGACGTGTTCGCCCGGATCCCGGAGCTCTCCGGTCCGGTGCTCAAGCTGCTGCGCTCGGGGGCGTACGTCTCGCACGACGACGGCCACTACCGCCACCTCACCCCGTTCAACCGCATCCCGGAGGAGGGGGCCCTGCAGCCCGCCTTCCGGCTCTGGGCCCAGGTCGTCTCCCGGCCCTCCGCTGAGCAGGCGTTCCTCAACGCGGGCAAGCGGGACGCGGCGTACGACCTCGACCTCCCGCAGGCGCAGGTCGTACGGTCCGGCCGCGACGGCACGGTCCGGCCCGCGACGGGTGTCACCGTCAGCGGCCTGTCGGACCAGCACACATGGGTGCGTACGGAGCCGGGTGCGGAGCTCGAAGTAGGGGACTGGGTGGGGATGGGGCTTTCGCATCCGTGCACGAGTTTCGACAAGTGGCAGCTGATTCCGCTGGTGCGGGCGGACGGCACGGTCACGGACTACATCCGCACGTTCTTCTGA
- a CDS encoding SpoIIE family protein phosphatase, with protein MSSESVSRKGLPANRLAAARAREFVYAALHGWTQVPADGRGGVAGATDAPPGAGAAPVLETVPEELVDDAVLLVSELVTNAVMYAGTDIDVVCRLERDPATRPCVVVEVADRHPSRGVRCGAEARRGEAGYGLQLVSALSESWGVTYRRAEKRVWFRLQAAEQETAEVDAASSGPAAAGPDGATRSRDAGAYVHPAHARGYAAEWVDRRGPSFLAETSELLAGQLDEAMVTALAAQMLVPRLADWCGIWLGAPGRTPQLSRVWHADEQRIDPLREELERIPPPTALRTGGVPWPCPESAGADRAGGSAFAFPLIARDADLGVLLLGRAEQTQMNDAVMRMVQDVGRRLAQAVFTARQYTRQRRISAALQRRQLPSALARIVGVDTAIVYEPHGEGQTVGGDFYDIFPMGGGRWCFLLGDVQGKDPEAMSVTGLARHLVRLLAREGHGVESVLGRLNVAMAEESAEAFALGGEQTGSRFLSLLYGELTVEPGVPGARCTVATAGHPPPLHLFTDGRVEPASEPQMLLGIDEGAEFRAGTFDLAPGETLLCVTDGVTERRCGNWQLDDNDGLADVLRQGMGLGAKALAEYVRRAAHDFGTGPVEDDLSVLVLQAVAGD; from the coding sequence ATGTCGAGCGAATCGGTGTCCAGGAAGGGACTGCCGGCGAACAGGCTGGCGGCCGCCCGAGCGCGGGAGTTCGTGTACGCGGCGCTCCACGGCTGGACGCAGGTGCCCGCGGACGGGCGCGGGGGCGTGGCCGGGGCCACCGACGCGCCTCCCGGAGCGGGCGCGGCCCCGGTTTTGGAGACGGTCCCCGAGGAGCTCGTCGACGACGCGGTGCTCCTCGTGAGTGAGCTGGTCACCAACGCCGTCATGTACGCCGGAACCGACATCGACGTGGTCTGCCGCCTGGAGCGTGACCCGGCCACCCGGCCGTGCGTCGTCGTGGAGGTCGCGGACCGCCACCCCTCCCGGGGGGTGCGGTGCGGAGCGGAAGCCCGGCGCGGTGAGGCCGGCTACGGCCTCCAGCTGGTGAGCGCGCTCTCGGAGTCCTGGGGCGTGACCTACCGGCGGGCGGAGAAGCGGGTCTGGTTCCGGCTGCAGGCCGCGGAGCAGGAAACCGCGGAAGTGGATGCGGCCTCCTCCGGGCCCGCTGCCGCCGGGCCCGATGGCGCTACCCGGTCCCGGGACGCGGGGGCATACGTACATCCGGCGCATGCCCGTGGATACGCCGCCGAGTGGGTCGACCGCCGCGGACCCTCGTTCCTGGCCGAGACCAGCGAGCTCCTGGCCGGCCAGCTCGACGAGGCCATGGTCACCGCGCTCGCGGCCCAGATGCTCGTACCCAGACTCGCGGACTGGTGCGGCATCTGGCTCGGCGCGCCGGGCAGGACCCCGCAGCTGTCCCGGGTCTGGCACGCCGACGAGCAGCGCATCGATCCGCTGCGCGAGGAGCTGGAAAGAATTCCGCCGCCCACCGCGCTCCGCACCGGGGGCGTGCCCTGGCCGTGTCCGGAGAGCGCCGGTGCCGACCGTGCGGGCGGGTCGGCGTTCGCCTTCCCGCTGATCGCCCGCGACGCCGACCTGGGCGTACTGCTCCTCGGCCGGGCGGAGCAGACGCAGATGAACGACGCCGTGATGCGGATGGTGCAGGATGTGGGTCGCAGGCTCGCGCAGGCCGTGTTCACCGCCCGCCAGTACACCCGGCAGCGCCGGATCAGTGCCGCGCTCCAGCGCAGGCAGCTGCCCTCGGCGCTGGCCAGGATCGTCGGCGTCGACACGGCGATCGTCTACGAGCCGCACGGCGAGGGGCAGACCGTCGGCGGCGACTTCTACGACATCTTCCCGATGGGCGGGGGCCGCTGGTGCTTCCTGCTCGGGGACGTACAGGGAAAGGACCCGGAGGCGATGTCCGTCACCGGCCTGGCCCGGCACCTGGTGAGGCTGCTGGCGCGCGAGGGCCATGGCGTCGAGTCGGTGCTCGGCCGGCTGAACGTCGCCATGGCCGAGGAGAGTGCCGAGGCATTCGCGCTCGGCGGCGAGCAGACGGGCTCCCGCTTCCTGAGTCTGCTGTACGGGGAGCTGACGGTCGAGCCGGGCGTGCCCGGAGCCCGCTGCACGGTCGCCACCGCGGGGCATCCCCCGCCGCTGCATCTGTTCACCGACGGCAGGGTGGAACCGGCCTCCGAGCCCCAGATGCTGCTCGGCATCGACGAGGGCGCCGAATTCCGGGCCGGCACCTTCGACCTCGCACCCGGCGAGACGCTGTTGTGCGTGACCGACGGCGTCACCGAACGCCGCTGCGGCAACTGGCAGCTGGACGACAACGACGGTCTGGCCGATGTGCTCCGCCAGGGCATGGGTCTGGGTGCGAAGGCACTCGCGGAGTACGTACGACGGGCGGCGCACGACTTCGGGACGGGGCCGGTCGAGGACGACCTCTCGGTACTGGTGCTGCAGGCGGTGGCGGGGGACTGA
- a CDS encoding sugar kinase, with the protein MSGTPARTADTATAAEVVCLGESMVTFLPSQPGRLADVPSFSRGIGGAESNVACALAAAGHRAAWVSRVGADGFGDHLVEAIAGYGVDTRAVRRDPARPTGIYFRTATDRATDVHEVAYYRSGSAASAMSPDNVPYEALFAGRVLHLSGITAALSADCLALLHDLTAPRSGRPLISFDVNHRPGLWRDAGAAPDVLLDLARRCDLVFVGEDEAEEAWGVKGAEAIRAVLPEPGVLVVKRGATGATVFSGLRPGPRSSIAGGAEFAPGEAETVPGRAESVTTVPALRVDVVAPVGAGDAFAAGFLSATLRDLPVRDRVRHGHLMAAAVLTVPGDLTDPPARAHADALAALDDEAWGRLRLGPGWTGDDQEVRTT; encoded by the coding sequence GTGTCCGGAACCCCGGCCAGGACCGCCGACACCGCCACGGCCGCCGAGGTCGTGTGCCTCGGCGAGTCCATGGTGACGTTCCTGCCGTCGCAGCCCGGACGCCTCGCCGACGTACCCTCCTTCAGCCGTGGCATCGGCGGCGCCGAGTCCAATGTCGCCTGCGCGCTCGCCGCCGCCGGGCACCGGGCGGCCTGGGTCAGCAGGGTCGGCGCGGACGGGTTCGGGGACCATCTCGTCGAGGCGATCGCCGGGTACGGCGTCGACACCCGCGCCGTGCGGCGCGATCCGGCGCGGCCCACCGGGATCTACTTCCGTACGGCGACGGACCGGGCCACGGACGTCCACGAGGTCGCGTACTACCGCTCGGGGTCCGCCGCCTCCGCGATGTCCCCGGACAACGTCCCCTACGAGGCGCTGTTCGCGGGCCGCGTCCTGCACCTGTCCGGCATCACGGCGGCGCTCTCCGCGGACTGCCTGGCCCTGCTCCACGATCTGACCGCGCCCCGGTCCGGGCGCCCGCTGATCTCCTTCGACGTCAACCACCGCCCCGGCCTGTGGCGCGACGCCGGCGCGGCGCCCGATGTGCTCCTCGATCTGGCCCGCCGCTGCGACCTGGTCTTCGTCGGCGAGGACGAGGCGGAGGAGGCGTGGGGGGTGAAGGGGGCGGAGGCGATCCGTGCGGTGCTGCCGGAGCCGGGAGTGCTGGTCGTCAAGCGCGGCGCCACGGGGGCGACGGTGTTTTCGGGGCTCCGCCCCGGACCCCGCTCCTCAATCGCCGGAGGGGCTGAATTTGCCCCGGGAGAGGCTGAAACGGTCCCCGGACGGGCTGAGAGCGTCACCACCGTCCCCGCCCTCCGCGTGGACGTCGTCGCCCCCGTCGGTGCCGGGGACGCCTTCGCCGCCGGGTTTCTCTCCGCCACCCTCCGCGACCTCCCCGTGCGCGACCGCGTCCGGCACGGTCACCTCATGGCCGCCGCCGTCCTCACCGTCCCCGGCGACCTCACCGACCCTCCCGCCCGCGCTCACGCCGACGCCCTTGCCGCACTGGACGACGAGGCCTGGGGGAGACTTCGTCTCGGCCCCGGGTGGACGGGGGACGACCAGGAGGTACGTACGACATGA
- a CDS encoding S1 family peptidase, producing MKKPLVGALFAVLLLGAGTAPAVAATSHDTAAPTTRAAAPRAATAKTATAGTITAKAVNFAGTVALSNCSGSVVRTPGSLPSDPALVLSNGHCLESGFPGPGEVVFNQRSTRSFTLLNAAGSGVGTLRASKIAYGTMTDTDISVYQLTRTYAQIESTYGIKALELNAAHPVQGTAITVVSGYWKRTYACNVDGFVYRLKEGEWTWKDSVRYTSACQTIGGTSGSPVIDNATGKVVAVNNTGNEDGQQCTDNNPCEVDESGNVTVRQGINYAQETYGIVPCIGTGNQFDLDRPGCELPKP from the coding sequence ATGAAGAAGCCTCTCGTCGGCGCGCTCTTCGCCGTTCTGCTCCTCGGAGCGGGAACGGCCCCCGCCGTCGCGGCCACGAGCCACGACACGGCCGCGCCCACGACCAGGGCCGCCGCACCGCGGGCGGCCACGGCCAAGACGGCCACGGCCGGGACGATCACTGCCAAGGCGGTCAACTTCGCCGGAACCGTCGCGCTCAGCAACTGTTCGGGCTCCGTCGTCCGTACGCCCGGCTCCCTGCCCTCCGACCCCGCGCTCGTGCTCTCCAACGGGCACTGCTTGGAGTCGGGATTCCCCGGCCCGGGCGAGGTCGTGTTCAACCAGCGCTCCACCCGCAGCTTCACCCTGCTGAACGCCGCGGGCAGCGGTGTCGGCACCCTGCGGGCGAGCAAGATCGCGTACGGGACGATGACCGACACCGACATATCGGTGTACCAACTCACCCGCACCTACGCCCAGATCGAGAGCACCTACGGCATCAAGGCGCTGGAGCTCAACGCCGCACACCCCGTCCAGGGCACCGCGATCACCGTCGTGTCCGGCTACTGGAAGCGCACGTACGCCTGCAACGTGGACGGCTTCGTCTACCGCCTCAAGGAGGGCGAGTGGACCTGGAAGGACTCCGTCCGCTACACCTCCGCCTGCCAGACCATCGGCGGCACGTCCGGCTCCCCGGTGATCGACAACGCCACCGGCAAAGTCGTCGCCGTCAACAACACCGGCAATGAGGACGGCCAGCAGTGCACGGACAACAATCCGTGCGAGGTCGACGAGAGCGGCAATGTGACGGTGCGCCAGGGCATCAACTACGCCCAGGAGACGTACGGCATCGTGCCCTGCATCGGAACGGGCAACCAGTTCGATCTCGACCGCCCGGGGTGTGAGCTGCCCAAACCGTAG
- a CDS encoding IclR family transcriptional regulator, whose translation MSQTVDRALSILPLLAQGPADLGQVAERLGVHKSTALRLLRTLHEHGLVYRQQDQRYRLGARLFALAQEAVENLDVREIAHPHLVELNENCGHTVHLAVYEEQEVLYIDKVESRYPVRMYSRIGKPVAITVAAVAKLLLADLTEPERRAVAEKLDYPMYTSRSIPNAGAFLKELAVVREQGWATDLGGHEESINCIGAPIRGADGRVVAAMSVSAPNVVVTAEELLTLLPLVRRTAETISREYSGTNQPKKA comes from the coding sequence ATGAGTCAGACCGTCGACCGCGCGCTGAGCATCCTGCCGCTGCTCGCCCAGGGGCCCGCCGACCTCGGGCAGGTCGCCGAGCGGCTCGGTGTCCACAAGTCCACCGCGCTGCGCCTGCTCCGTACGCTCCATGAGCACGGACTCGTCTACCGCCAGCAGGACCAGCGCTACCGCCTCGGCGCCCGGCTCTTCGCGCTCGCGCAGGAGGCCGTCGAGAACCTCGACGTGCGCGAGATCGCCCACCCCCACCTCGTCGAACTCAACGAGAACTGCGGCCACACGGTCCATCTCGCGGTGTACGAGGAGCAGGAGGTCCTCTACATCGACAAGGTCGAGAGCCGCTACCCGGTCAGGATGTACTCGCGCATCGGGAAGCCCGTCGCGATCACCGTCGCCGCCGTCGCGAAGCTGCTCCTCGCCGACCTCACCGAGCCCGAGCGCCGCGCCGTCGCCGAGAAGCTCGACTACCCCATGTACACGTCCCGTTCGATCCCGAACGCCGGTGCGTTCCTCAAGGAACTCGCCGTCGTCCGCGAACAGGGCTGGGCCACCGACCTCGGCGGCCACGAGGAGTCCATCAACTGCATCGGCGCCCCCATCCGGGGCGCGGACGGGCGGGTCGTCGCCGCGATGTCGGTCTCCGCCCCCAATGTCGTCGTCACGGCCGAGGAACTCCTCACCCTGCTCCCGCTGGTGCGCCGTACCGCCGAAACCATCAGCCGGGAGTACTCCGGCACCAACCAACCCAAGAAAGCCTGA
- a CDS encoding DUF3626 domain-containing protein, whose translation MRALSHVASRSAGRPLDPALPLTLNFHPDRTAGGLPILARLAEDGVYRSQFVTGTSNGGLTAHPGGDRWRWESRIFGGAYDEAPAEQRPVYGALNFRHRTVGAAPRFGSAHFRLTPDTLPRATFCYPDSAAEPADFGVASGMHLIELAEADDRDALNDYIEAQIHGPVVLGRHVEALVLDPCHRSTPVEEAARRLPCRTEWHAGFRLTVGELRRHPDYRGAEFVELGAGIAQDGVLDPRVIGDAARTGRYEPQSLKMVWHCLARFGAPPQPPRPIRALTV comes from the coding sequence ATGAGAGCCCTGAGCCATGTCGCCTCCAGGTCCGCGGGCAGGCCGCTCGACCCCGCCCTGCCCCTGACGCTGAACTTCCACCCCGACCGGACGGCGGGCGGTCTGCCGATCCTGGCCCGGCTGGCCGAGGACGGTGTCTACCGGTCGCAGTTCGTCACCGGCACCAGCAACGGGGGGCTGACCGCGCACCCGGGCGGTGACCGGTGGCGCTGGGAGAGCCGGATCTTCGGCGGCGCGTACGACGAAGCCCCCGCCGAACAGCGGCCGGTGTACGGCGCGTTGAACTTCCGCCACCGCACCGTCGGCGCGGCGCCGAGGTTCGGGTCCGCACACTTCCGGCTGACCCCGGACACCCTCCCGCGCGCCACCTTCTGCTATCCGGACAGCGCTGCCGAGCCGGCGGATTTCGGCGTCGCGTCCGGCATGCACCTCATCGAACTGGCCGAGGCCGACGACCGGGATGCGCTCAACGACTACATCGAGGCGCAGATCCACGGCCCGGTCGTCCTCGGCCGTCATGTCGAGGCCCTGGTGCTGGACCCCTGTCACCGCTCCACACCGGTCGAGGAGGCGGCCCGCCGGCTTCCCTGCCGCACGGAGTGGCATGCCGGATTCCGGCTGACCGTCGGGGAACTGCGCCGCCACCCCGACTACCGGGGCGCCGAGTTCGTCGAACTCGGCGCCGGGATCGCGCAGGACGGTGTGCTCGACCCCCGCGTCATCGGGGACGCCGCCCGCACCGGCCGGTACGAGCCGCAGTCGCTCAAGATGGTCTGGCACTGCCTCGCCCGCTTCGGCGCCCCGCCGCAGCCGCCCCGGCCGATCCGGGCCCTGACGGTTTGA
- a CDS encoding N-acyl-D-amino-acid deacylase family protein has translation MDLVIRNAHVMDGTGTPTSTTPRADVAMDGGRIVEIHPEHAPGPRPTARRTLDADGLVLAPGFIDMHAHSDLALLRDPDHSAKAAQGVTLEVLGQDGLSYAPADDRTLTEVQKTITGWNGDGSDIDFDWRTVGEYLDRLDRNFGGRGIAVNAAYLVPQGTVRMYAMGWEDRPATDAELTRMKELVAQGMAQGAVGMSSGLTYTPGMYANDAELTELCRVVAGYGGYYCPHHRSYGAGALGAYEEMVQLTRNAGCALHLAHATMNFGVNKGRAPDLLALLDDALDAGADISLDTYPYTPGCTTLVAMLPSWAGEGGPESVLARLADDATAERIRHHLEVLGSDGCHGVPIEWDTIEISGVGAPGLAGHVGRTVAQSARLRGEAPWVTARRLLVEDRLGSTILQHVGHEENVRQIMRHRVHTGGSDGILQGDKPHPRAYGTFPQYLGRYARELGILSLEECVAHLTSRPAKRLGLTDRGYVREGYRADLVLFDPATVAAGSTFEEPRTLPVGIPHVLIDGRFVIEDGHRTDVLAGRSVRGAGRTRGRP, from the coding sequence ATGGACCTGGTCATCCGCAACGCGCACGTCATGGACGGCACCGGCACCCCCACCTCCACCACCCCCCGCGCCGACGTGGCCATGGACGGCGGCCGGATCGTCGAGATCCACCCCGAGCACGCCCCCGGCCCCCGCCCCACCGCCCGTCGTACTCTCGACGCCGACGGGCTCGTCCTCGCCCCCGGGTTCATCGACATGCACGCGCACAGCGATCTCGCGCTGCTGCGCGACCCCGACCACAGCGCCAAGGCCGCGCAGGGCGTCACACTCGAAGTCCTCGGCCAGGACGGCCTGTCGTACGCCCCGGCCGACGACCGCACGCTCACCGAGGTGCAAAAGACGATCACCGGCTGGAACGGCGACGGTTCGGACATCGACTTCGACTGGCGCACGGTCGGCGAGTACCTGGACCGCCTGGACCGCAACTTCGGCGGCCGGGGCATCGCCGTCAACGCCGCCTACCTCGTCCCGCAGGGCACGGTCCGGATGTACGCGATGGGCTGGGAGGACCGCCCGGCCACCGACGCCGAGCTGACCCGGATGAAGGAGCTCGTGGCCCAGGGGATGGCACAGGGCGCGGTCGGCATGTCCTCCGGCCTCACGTACACCCCCGGCATGTACGCGAACGACGCCGAACTCACCGAGCTGTGCCGGGTGGTGGCCGGGTACGGCGGCTACTACTGCCCGCACCACCGCTCGTACGGGGCGGGCGCGCTCGGCGCGTACGAGGAGATGGTGCAGCTCACCAGGAACGCGGGCTGCGCGCTCCATCTCGCGCACGCCACCATGAACTTCGGTGTGAACAAGGGCAGGGCGCCGGACCTCCTCGCCCTGCTCGACGACGCCCTGGACGCGGGCGCGGACATCTCCCTCGACACCTACCCGTACACCCCCGGCTGCACGACCCTGGTCGCGATGCTGCCGAGCTGGGCGGGCGAGGGTGGACCCGAGTCGGTCCTCGCGCGCCTGGCGGACGACGCGACGGCGGAACGGATCCGGCACCACCTGGAGGTGCTGGGCTCGGACGGCTGCCACGGCGTGCCGATCGAGTGGGACACGATCGAGATCTCGGGCGTCGGCGCGCCCGGCCTCGCCGGGCATGTCGGCCGTACGGTGGCGCAGTCCGCCCGCCTGCGCGGCGAGGCGCCCTGGGTGACCGCGCGCCGGCTGCTCGTCGAGGACCGGCTCGGCTCGACGATCCTCCAGCACGTGGGCCACGAGGAGAACGTCCGGCAGATCATGCGCCACCGGGTGCACACCGGCGGCAGCGACGGCATCCTCCAGGGCGACAAGCCGCACCCGCGCGCGTACGGCACGTTCCCGCAGTATCTCGGCCGGTACGCACGGGAGTTGGGCATCCTGTCGCTGGAGGAGTGCGTCGCCCACCTGACCTCCCGCCCGGCAAAGCGACTCGGCCTGACCGACCGGGGGTACGTACGCGAGGGCTACCGCGCCGACCTGGTCCTCTTCGACCCGGCAACCGTCGCGGCGGGCTCGACGTTCGAGGAACCGCGCACACTGCCGGTCGGCATCCCGCACGTACTGATCGACGGCCGCTTCGTCATCGAGGACGGCCACCGAACCGACGTCCTGGCGGGCCGGTCCGTACGGGGCGCGGGGCGCACCCGGGGTCGCCCATGA